One genomic region from bacterium YEK0313 encodes:
- the hin gene encoding DNA-invertase hin, with translation MMIGYARVSTEGQTLDQQRAALKAAGCKRVFEEKASGAQRGRPELAKLLDHLQPGNVVTVTRLDRLARSTRDLLDIAERIGHAEAGLRSLAEPWADTTTPAGRMVLTFFAGVAEFERSLIHERTSAGRAAAKAKGVRFGRPPALSAEQIAHARQLISEDKKPAEVARLLGVHRATLYRALERNDVNTH, from the coding sequence GATATGCGCGAGTCTCGACCGAGGGCCAGACCCTCGACCAGCAGCGCGCGGCGCTGAAGGCGGCGGGCTGCAAGCGCGTGTTCGAGGAAAAGGCATCCGGCGCGCAGCGCGGCCGCCCCGAGCTGGCGAAGTTGCTGGACCATTTGCAGCCGGGCAACGTGGTGACGGTGACGCGGCTGGATCGCCTCGCCCGATCAACGCGCGATCTTCTCGACATAGCCGAGCGGATCGGCCACGCCGAGGCCGGCTTGCGATCGCTGGCCGAGCCTTGGGCCGACACGACGACGCCGGCCGGGCGCATGGTGCTGACATTCTTCGCCGGCGTTGCCGAGTTCGAGCGCAGCTTGATCCATGAGCGCACGAGCGCCGGCCGAGCTGCGGCGAAGGCGAAGGGCGTTCGGTTCGGCCGCCCCCCTGCCCTGTCGGCCGAGCAGATCGCACACGCCCGCCAGCTCATCAGCGAGGACAAGAAGCCGGCCGAGGTTGCCCGGCTCTTGGGCGTTCATCGTGCGACGCTCTACCGGGCTTTAGAACGCAATGACGTGAATACGCATTGA